A single Denticeps clupeoides chromosome 7, fDenClu1.1, whole genome shotgun sequence DNA region contains:
- the ppl gene encoding periplakin, which yields MFKKKGSKNVTITPKRPSPTDLTTLIEKLQKNADKVEKNILETEQNLNRDVAKINEGKQPLYQEDTNKRIQNSLELLDSLDEDASNATRLGHPQAAMIEQDMKQLRNRVMKLRDEHNHIYQLQRSEGMPSVNWGNIIAEKLDNLNNKGFGQDLPTIENEVEEHNIFHSEVEALAPYVTDRDNKDYVGGLQMNYNKLLANSTARQKNLLSLRDFMQRCTNELYWMDQQAEERIGYDWSDTNLDYPARKRQYENFIGKCLESKEATITKLNDDGEKLIAQGHPGKNLIEAHTEAVHADWKEYLNLLICEENHLKHMEEYHKFHKEARDTQDLLKKLQTEISQKYNPEFKDMYQMEGLISDLDDQAKAMDRFDERVKALQNRSLQVLPLKYRRNTPQKLLPVEALCDFDPEQGQIVRGERYTMLRNNGSKWDIKDQAGHTVTAPGVCFMIPPTDLDSVAIADNLVKQQKEIKQKVASSKNSLQSRLVELRKESPASYDQQEQQCRQLMAGLDKVINDLDKQEKAIYTEVRPPLEQTRPVQDCADRLNGIRDIEVAVRKIEPEKSAKKREAETFLKSNPKCASAPQLYSKVADADKKYNKVDLLLKLSKEKLENSSRVENSLLNGKNLLASCENKLAREEVAPADMASLEKTQRELSDLGSELRSKRGVLTEAEQNLRAARNSCDNMATKVQEHCPDIERQEAEVQKLNKRYDNLSKQIDSRSQSLQRAKMSYNNYRNDYDNLNNWLSRIPNYEPRETDDVKQIDAKLKSQRDLLSDIARKESDLNNVSKNAQQYQQAVKDYEMETEKFKSILDLEDGLVPQTYKRSKLESPALRVKGEEAAVESKFTEVNAVNKQRLQNLEFAQSLLNQQTEVQIIQTNVQTVKAAAPGEEPWRLRRKLEEEIQRREQLEKEIKTIQSDIYVLEGQKPQDTVIKTEVIKKVPDPQLDEDIHKVQQKLSDERRTTRVLESELDTLRIKMRGLETEMKEGAQKYTIKEVLRIERDRGQEEEVRKLREELEELRRQKTVRDNDIIQIQKQVTLLASEKNKEQEIITEEEVIKVQNDPQLETEYRLLLERKQKETDTRVQLEDELRFLQEKLRRLEKEKAMAEEKISIKEVLKVEKDFALEKEVENLRQQYEDEKAKRRYSVREKTDLQRKITSLEEEKSKVIIQEKVREIVRPDPKAENEVANLRLELVEHQRRTRDAELQLTTYSDELKTLRNRGPQVEVREIIKEVIKYKTDPETERELEKLRNEIVDKSQQTDRFEMEIIQLKDEIQRWKDTKPQVQTKEVVNEVLQYREDPKTKEEVEILKRKLAEEQKKRIDLERERSANEEKIRMKKIDLSQVREKVVQQEVVKVEEDPLLKSECETFLKNISNEQKQKETLKDELIRLQRLRTDLDLQLEEIERERKARREAELEISRLRVHLNELEIRDKENREKVTVKQKVVLQQDPQQEKEHSILRLQVGEEKHKRMLLEKEHNVLLGNYSDLEKMEVRERVVRSEKVQVERDPEAEAEIEQLKQSLQEESRRRQQLSQDLISINSKLSEMEFTNTKSSKELEYIRDESNRLQQENQRLLNEIRRLQSEIQITQKETRHIVESAPLENGKNLELRLASLQKELSDLRRITVEKDDEIDKLQKSLSAVRVKREQRESHLRRSIVVIDPDTGKEMRPEEAYKLGLIDWKMFVNLQSQECDWEEITVKGPSGETSVLHDRKSGKKFSIEDALKAGSITSRQLQQYHNKEITIQEFGVMVSGKKK from the exons ATGTTCAAGAAGAAGGGCTCCAAAAACGTCACCATCACGCCGAAAAG GCCATCCCCCACTGATCTAACTACCCTGATCGAAAAGCTGCAGAAGAATGCTGACAAGGTGGAGAAGAACATTCTGGAAACAGAGCAGAATCTCAACAGG GACGTTGCAAAGATCAATGAGGGCAAGCAGCCACTATACCAGGAAGACACCAACAAACGCATCCAGAACTCTTTGGAGCTCCTGGACTCCCTGGACGAGGATGCATCCAACGCTACCCGACTGGGCCACCCTCAGGCTGCGATGATTGAGCAGGA TATGAAGCAGCTGCGCAATCGTGTCATGAAGCTTCGTGACGAGCACAACCACATCTACCAGCTGCAGAGGTCTGAGGGAATGCCCAGTGTCAACTGGGGAAACATCATCGCAGAGAAGCTG GATAATCTCAACAACAAAGGATTTGGACAGGACTTGCCCACGATTGAAAATGAAGTGGAGGAGCACAACATTTTCCACAGCGAGGTGGAGGCTTTGGCGCCCTACGTTACCGACCGCGACAACAAG GATTACGTAGGAGGCCTCCAGATGAACTACAACAAACTCCTG GCCAACTCTACTGCCCGTCAGAAAAATCTGCTGTCTCTGAGGGACTTCATGCAACGCTGCACCAATGAGCTGTACTGGATGGACCAGCAGGCGGAGGAGAGGATCGGGTACGACTGGAGCGACACCAACCTAGACTATCCAGCTCGCAAGAGGCAATACGAG AActtcattggcaagtgtttgGAATCTAAGGAGGCTACTATCACCAAGCTTAATGATGATGGGGAGAAATTGATTGCACAAGGCCACCCAGGAAAGAATCTGATTGAG GCTCATACAGAGGCGGTTCATGCTGACTGGAAAGAGTATCTCAATCTACTCATTTGTGAGGAAAACCACCTGAAGCACATGGAGGAGTACCACAAA TTTCACAAAGAGGCTAGAGACACCCAGGACCTGCTGAAGAAACTTCAAACTGAAATCAGCCAGAAGTACAACCCTGAGTTCAAAGACATGTACCAAATGGAAGGACTGATCAGTGACTTGGAT gACCAGGCAAAAGCCATGGATCGCTTTGACGAGCGTGTGAAAGCTCTGCAGAATCGCAGTTTGCAGGTGCTGCCACTGAAGTACCGCAGGAACACACCCCAGAAACTCCTCCCTGTTGAAGCCTTGTGCGATTTTGACCCTGAACAG GGACAGATTGTGCGTGGAGAGAGGTACACTATGCTGAGGAATAACGGCAGCAAGTGGGACATCAAAGACCAAGCTGGGCACACAGTTACTGCCCCTGGAGTGTGCTTCATGATCCCTCCTACTGACTTAGACTCTGTTGCCATTGCTGACAA CCTGGTTAAACAACAGAAGGAAATCAAGCAGAAAGTGGCCAGCAGCAAGAACTCCCTCCAGAGTCGCCTAGTAGAGCTGAGAAAGGAAAGCCCAGCAAGTTATG ACCAACAAGAGCAGCAGTGCCGTCAGCTGATGGCCGGGCTGGACAAAGTGATCAATGACCTGGACAAACAGGAAAAGGCCATCTATACTGAAGTCCGCCCCCCTCTGGAGCAAACCCGTCCAGTGCAGGACTGTGCAGACCGTCTGAATGGCATCAGG GACATTGAAGTTGCTGTCAGGAAAATCGAGCCTGAGAAATCTGCCAAGAAAAGAGAAGCAGAAACCTTCCTGAAATCTAATCCAAAATGTGCCAGTGCCCCCCAGCTTTACTCCAAGGTGGCTGATGCTGACAAAAAATACAACAAGGTTGACCTTCTGCTCAAGCTGTCAAAGGAAAA ACTTGAAAATTCTAGCCGTGTGGAGAACTCTTTGCTGAATGGAAAGAATCTGTTGGCCTCATGTGAGAACAAACTGGCCAGGGAAGAAGTGGCACCAGCAGATATGGCCTCCTTGGAGAAGACACAGCGTGAGCTATCA GACTTAGGATCAGAGTTGAGGTCAAAGCGAGGCGTCCTTACGGAGGCGGAGCAgaaccttcgtgctgcaaggaACAGCTGTGACAACATGGCCACCAAAGTGCAGGAGCACTGTCCTGACATTGAGAGGCAAGAGGCAGAGGTCCAAAAACTCAACAAGCGTTATGATAACCTCAGCAAGCAGATTGACTCCAG GTCCCAGAGTCTACAAAGAGCCAAGATGTCATACAACAACTATCGAAATGATTATGACAACCTCAATAATTGGCTATCCCGAATTCCAAACTATGAGCCACGTGAGACTGATGATGTTAAACAAATAGATGCAAAACTCAAAAGCCAAAGA GATTTGCTCTCTGATATTGCAAGGAAAGAATCTGATTTAAACAATGTCTCAAAGAATGCCCAACAGTACCAGCAAGCTGTGAAG GACTATGAAATGGAAACTGAGAAATTCAAGTCCATTCTAGATCTTGAGGATGGCTTGGTTCCTCAGACCTACAAAAGGAGCAAGCTTGAATCTCCTGCACTCAGGGTGAAGGGAGAG GAGGCTGCAGTTGAATCAAAATTTACAGAAGTGAATGCTGTGAATAAGCAAAGATTACAGAATCTTGAGTTCGCTCAAAGCCTTCTGAATCag CAAACAGAGGTCCAAATAATCCAAACAAATGTCCAGACTGTGAAAGCGGCAGCACCAGGTGAAGAGCCCTGGAGGTTACGGAGAAAACTGGAAGAGGAAATTCAGAGAAGAGAACAGCTTGAGAAAGAGATTAAGACCATCCAAAGTGACATCTATGTCCTAGAAGGACAGAAGCCACAAGACACTGTCATCAAGACGGAAGTCATCAAGAAAGTCCCTGACCCACAACTGGATGAGGATATTCACAAAGTCCAGCAGAAGCTGTCTGATGAGCGCAGGACCACTCGGGTCCTGGAAAGTGAATTGGATACCCTGCGTATAAAGATGCGTGGGCTTGAGACAGAGATGAAAGAGGGTGCCCAGAAGTACACCATCAAAGAAGTTCTCCGTATAGAGAGAGACCGTGGAcaagaggaggaggtgaggaaGCTGAGGGAAGAGCTGGAAGAACTTAGGAGGCAGAAAACTGTCAGAGACAATGATATCATCCAGATACAGAAACAAGTTACTCTGCTAGCCTCTGAGAAAAACAAAGAGCAGGAGATCATCACAGAGGAGGAAGTGATTAAAGTGCAGAATGATCCACAGCTTGAAACTGAGTACAGGCTGCTTCTAGAAAGGAAGCAGAAAGAAACTGACACCAGAGTTCAACTTGAGGATGAGCTGAGATTCCTGCAGGAGAAGCTGAGGAGACTCGAAAAGGAAAAGGCCATGGCAGAAGAAAAGATCTCAATAAAAGAGGTCCTGAAGGTTGAGAAGGATTTTGCATTGGAGAAGGAGGTGGAAAATCTCAGACAGCAGTATGAAGATGAGAAGGCCAAACGCAGGTACTCTGTGAGGGAGAAGACTGATCTGCAGCGAAAAATCACGAGCCTTGAGGAGGAAAAGTCCAAGGTTATTATCCAGGAGAAGGTGCGTGAAATTGTACGGCCCGATCCcaaggctgagaatgaagttgCCAACCTTCGTCTAGAACTCGTGGAGCATCAAAGAAGAACCAGAGATGCTGAGCTGCAGCTGACAACTTACAGTGATGAGCTTAAAACCCTCAGGAACAGAGGTCCACAAGTGGAGGTTAGGGAGATCATTAAAGAAGTTATCAAATACAAGACAGACCCTGAAACTGAAAGAGAGTTGGAGAAACTGCGTAATGAAATTGTTGACAAATCTCAGCAGACAGATAGATTTGAGATGGAAATCATCCAACTGAAGGATGAAATTCAGAGATGGAAAGATACCAAGCCTCAGGTGCAAACTAAAGAGGTGGTCAATGAGGTGCTTCAGTATCGTGAGGATCCAAAGACCAAAGAAGAGGTGGAAATTCTCAAGAGGAAGCTTGCTGAGGAACAGAAGAAGCGGATAGACCTGGAACGAGAAAGGTCTGCAAATGAGGAGAAGATACGCATGAAGAAGATTGACCTTTCACAGGTCAGGGAGAAGGTTGTCCAGCAGGAGGTGGTTAAGGTAGAGGAAGACCCATTGTTGAAATCTGAATGTGAGACATTCCTCAAGAACATCAGCAATGAACAAAAGCAGAAGGAGACCCTTAAAGATGAGCTCATAAGGCTACAGCGCTTGAGGACAGATCTGGACCTTCAGCTTGAAGAGATTGAACGTGAACGCAAAGCACGACGAGAAGCTGAACTTGAGATTTCAAGGTTAAGGGTCCATCTCAATGAATTGGAGATCAGGGacaaggaaaacagagaaaaggtGACAGTGAAGCAAAAGGTGGTCCTTCAGCAGGACCCTCAGCAAGAAAAGGAGCACTCGATTCTCAGGCTGCAGGTAGGAGAAGAGAAGCACAAACGGATGCTACTTGAAAAGGAGCACAATGTGCTATTGGGAAATTATTCAGATCTTGAAAAAATGGAGGTGCGTGAAAGAGTGGTGCGTTCTGAAAAGGTTCAAGTTGAAAGAGATCCCGAGGCAGAGGCAGAAATCGAACAATTGAAGCAAAGCCTTCAAGAGGAGAGCAGGCGCCGACAACAGCTGAGCCAAGATCTTATCAGCATAAACTCCAAATTGTCTGAGATGGAATTCACCAACACAAAGTCATCCAAGGAGCTGGAGTACATCCGAGACGAAAGCAATAGGCTTCAGCAAGAGAACCAGCGCCTGCTGAATGAGATCAGGAGGCTTCAGTCAGAGATCCAGATTACACAAAAAGAGACCAGACACATCGTAGAATCGGCACCACTGGAGAATGGCAAGAACCTTGAACTGCGCTTGGCTTCACTTCAAAAGGAGCTGTCAGACCTGAGACGCATCACAGTAGAGAAAGATGATGAAATTGACAAACTCCAGAAGAGCCTGTCTGCAGTGAGAGTCAAGAGGGAGCAAAGGGAAAGTCATCTCAGACGTTCTATTGTTGTCATCGATCCAGACACGGGCAAAGAAATGAGACCAGAAGAGGCATACAAACTCGGGCTGATTGACTGGAAGATGTTTGTCAATCTGCAGAGCCAGGAGTGCGACTGGGAGGAAATTACTGTCAAGGGTCCAAGCGGGGAGACATCAGTCCTTCACGATCGGAAGTCTGGAAAGAAATTCTCCATTGAAGATGCGCTGAAGGCAGGGAGCATCACAAGCCGCCAGCTTCAGCAATACCACAATAAAGAAATCACCATCCAGGAATTTGGTGTGATGGTGTCAGGCAAAAAGAaatag